The DNA sequence CTAAGAAACCAGCTAAAAAGTAATGTGTGCAATAGGTCTATCCTACAGTATCAAACAGCCCTTTTCAGGGCTATCAAAGCAAATGCTCGAAACTCTGTTCAGAAAGttataatgctattaatttgacattttgactgtCAACTTTTCCCTTTCAAGTATAATTTAGCTGTTGTTTGAGCCCAAAACACGTTGTATAATAGTTACTTTTGCATTTTAGGGCTATTGCTGTCTAAAAAACACCATCTTAGACTAGATTTTATGGCTGAAGTCTTTGATTAAAGTCAGTCGTTTGTGCGGCgctcttgaaggagcaagtacaTTGGTGTCATTGATGCACttgaaagagaaagacagtTGAACTGTATAATGGAGCTGAGGCCGAAAACATTTGAAGGGACTTTGGACATAGACcaatcaaagactaactttaaagttagtctttaAGACAGTTGCTTAGGCGGCGCTATTGAAGGAACAAGTAGACTTTTGCTATTGAAAGACCAAGGCAACTTGAACTGTAGAAAGGAGTTGGGCCCGAAAACATATGAAGAGGATTTGGACATGGACaaatcaaagactaactttaaagtaaagTCTTTGATTTAAGTCAGCTGTTTACGCGGCGCTATTGAAGGAATGAGCAAATTTTTGGTGTAGATGCTACTGAAAGACAAAAGTAGTNNNNNNNNNNCGAAATTCCTTAGCTCGCGCACAGAGAATAATGTTAACCCGGGTACGGCGGTTTCCAAAGTACAAtggtaaaactttgaaaataaacatgtatTGGATATTCGTCGCGCTAGTGATAGAGAGAAGTTAGAAAAGAATTGGAAATGTCTGAAGTTGAAGCTCAAGTGGCACCAACATCTGTAGAATCCCAGAGCTTGGCTTCACCAgccaagaaggaaaagaaagcaaaggCTCCAAAACCAGCTAAGGTTGCAAAACCTAAAGGGGATAAAAAAGCCAAGGCACCAGCAAACCACCCAAAATACACCGAAATGATCACCAAATCCATTGCTGACCTCAAAGAACGCGGGGGATCTAGCCGTCAGGCcattctcaaatacataatgGCCAATTTTCAGGTTGGCAATGATGCCAAAGTTGTGAATATGCATCTTAAGCAAGCTTTGAAGCGCTGCCTTGCAAATGGAATTGTTATAAATCCCAAAGGTACTGGCGTAACTGGTTCTTTCAAGCTTGCAAAGCCTATCAAGGCCGAAAACCCCAAGGCTGGAAAGCCTACCAAGCCCACAGCTAAGAAGACCTCAGTCAAGAAAACAGCCAAACctactgcagttaaaaagtcaacttcATCCAAAAAGGCTACCAAGCCAATGGCTGGTAGCAAGAAACCTGTAAAGACTTTCAAGAAACCCACTGTTGCCAAAAAAGCAGTAGCAGCAAAGAAGTCGACACCTAAGAAGGGGCCATCAGTCAAGAAAGCTCCCGCCAAGAAAGTGGCATCTAAAAAGTCAGTGGCTAAGAAACCAGCTAAAAAGTAATGTGTGCAATAGGTCTATCCTACAGTATCAAACAGCCCTTTTCAGGGCTATCAAAGCAAATGCTCGAAACTCTGTTCAGAAAGttataatgctattaatttgacattttgactgtCAACTTTTCCCTTTCAAGTATAATTCAGCTGTTGTTTGAGCCCAAAACACGTTGTATAATAGTTACTTTTGCATTTTAGTGCTATTGTTGTCTAAAAAACACCATCTTAGACAAGATTTTATGGCTGAAGTCTTTGATTAAAGTCAGTCGTTTGTGCGGCgctcttgaaggagcaagtacaTTGGTGTCATTGATGCACttgaaagagaaagacagtTGAACTGTATAATGGAGCTGAGGCCGAAAACATTTGAAGGGACTTTGGACATAGACcaatcaaagactaactttaaagttagtctttaAGACAGTTGCTTAGGCGGCGCTATTGAAGGAACAAGTAGACTTTTGCTATTGAAAGACCAAGGCAACTTGAACTGTAGAAAGGAGTTGGGCCCGAAAACATATGAAGAGGATTTGGACATGGACaaatcaaagactaactttaaagtaaagTCTTTGATTTAAGTCAGCTGTTTACGCGGCGCTATTGAAGGAATGAGCAAATTTTTGGTGTAGATGCTACTGAAAGACAAAAGTAGTTGAACTGTACAATGGAGTTGAGcccaaaaatatatgaagacgGTTTGGACATAAATACACTGTTCAGTGAGCTTTTATCAGAAATTACTGGTAAAGTGCCCCCAATGGAATATACTAAATTACACGCCAACTTTTTGGAGATCAGGAATGAGTGTGAGTCAACTGTTGTTTTGGCTTAGCTAATGAGCCAATAAATAAAGTCGAAAATTGGGATCAAAGAGTGACATTATAAGCCCCCAATATATTTGACCGATCAAGGAGATGCCCCAAGGGCTGAAGAACCCATTCCGGCAGAGGAGAATTAACCATTTAAAACTGTTTGTTTCTTGGTGGCTTTCAACTTGATTTAGTTGCTGGAATGGTCAACTAAAATATCTTGGGGGCTTATAATGTCACTTTGGTTACAATTTTTGACCTTATTTATTGGCTTAAATAAATGTGAGTCAACTGTTGTGGCTGTTCAATTTTCGCCTTCATTTATTTGCTTATCATCTAAGCCAAAACAGTTGACTCGCATTTATTTATTACCGATAGATGGAATCAGGGAAATGTCCAATTTagtctctcttttttctcttatataaaatataatcatCTTGGTGTTGTTAGAATAAGGAAACGAGTTTgttaaagaatattattttactttgaataaaaagaaatcataataaaaacataaaaagaaaaaaaagatgccaaCAGCACCCGGTGTTCCCAGGCGGTCACCCATCCAAGTACTGACCGGGCCCGACGTTGTGTGACTTCCAGGATCTGACGAGACTGGGTACTTTCAACGTGGTATGGCCGTTGGCTGAaagattttgtaacaaaatgaatGTTGATCcacaaactgaaaagaaacaaaatgcctaattttagaGTCATAAAGCAAGGTTTTTAGTAgacaaatatttagaaagaatcaaaatatgtttatccattgttttttttgttttaaacttttttccttCTGAAACAAAAACGACAAGTCTCCCACAAATGTTTCTACCTTTGATGACTACCCTATGGCTTCCTAGGCTAGTTTAGATTAGTCGAATTAGAGgctcttggtttatttttaaaaacagttccTCAATTTTTGCGTATAATCTATTGGTTTCTTAGGTGAAAATGAGCTTCCTCTCAAGTCCTATGCTTTGTAACGAGATCAATGTAAAAGCAGACTTTATTGCTTGTAACAAAAGGGCAAGcttgaaatatttattcatgTTTTGTTGGGGTATAATTTAACGATTTTCAAGGAAAATGTTTCCCCCGCCTCCAGTCAATTCTTACGCGTTGTTACTAGGTAGGCAAATGTGAAAGTTTTCCTTTTCACATTCAGTATCCTAAATTTCATAGCTTTGTCCTTTCCAGATGGTCACATGCTATAGAGCAATTCAATTAATTTGTAGCCCTTAAAAGGGCTGTTGGTTAATTTGGGGGTTGGGCCTGGAGCTAAAAATTAGATTCATTTAAGCCTTTGCCGGTTTTTCAGTCTTCTTTGGTAGAAGGACTGCTTGAATATTGGGCAAAACGCCTCCTTGGGCAATGGTGACCCCCGACAGAAGCTTGTTGAGTTCTTCATCGTTTCTAATGGCAAGCTGAAGGTGACGAGGAATGATAcgagtttttttgttatctcgTGCAGCATTACCAGCAAGCTCAAGGACCTCGGCAGCCAAATACTCCATCACCGCTGCAAGGTAAACGGGTGCGCCTGCACCAACTCTCTCCGCATAGTTGCCCTTTCTCAGAAGACGGTGGATCCTTCCCACTGGGAATTGGAGACCTGCCCTGTTTGAACGGGACTTTGCCTTTCCCTTCACTTTTCCACCCTTTCCTCTTCCTGACATGGTTTCTAGGTTACGAAATTCCTTGAGATTCTTTAAACacgaacaaattgaaaatgatgtcTGTTTTTGAATGCGCAAACATTTATACTCCAGCCAGCGAACTGAGTTCCTCTGAGAAAAGAATTGCGCGCGAACTGTAGTTGGTATATAAACGGGTCGAGTTTTGGAAACGCTATTCATTTGATTATTGGATTCTGTTAAAGAATCTATTAACAATGGCTCCAAAAACTTCAGGAAAAGCAGCAAAGAAAGCTGGTAAGGCGCAGAAAAACATTAGTAAAACTGATAAGAAAAGGAAACGAAAGAGGAAGGAAAGCTACGCCATTTACATTTACAAAGTTCTCAAGCAAGTGCATCCCGACACTGGTGTTTCTAGCAAGGCAATGAGCATAATGAATAGCTTTGTCAACGATATCTTTGAAAGGATTGCTGCGGAAGCCTCTCGTCTAGCTCACTACAACAAGAGGTCCACCATCACTAGCAGAGAGGTTCAAACTGCTGTGAGGCTGCTCCTACCCGGAGAACTTGCCAAGCATGCTGTTAGTGAAGGCACTAAAGCTGTAACAAAATACACAAGCTCCAAATAAGAGGTGTTTTCCCTGTCTATTAGCGCCCAATCAGCCGGGCCCTCCCAAACAGCCCTTTTAAGGGCTACCACCTTATTCTAAATGCTCTGCTATCAAATTGCTTTTACTGTTCCTGGCTTTGATTTGCAAAATTTCAGGTAAACAAGAACCCATACTAAaccctaatacgaaaaaaaaaaaaaagtcccctgttTCAAAGGCAACGCTCAATTTGCTTGTTGTATACAAAGTAATATATTATCGACGTAATAGTCAAAGAGAATTAGAAAATGGGGCCTCCGTCTTTTTCATGACATTCCATCAAAAGCATTTTCATAGGCTTGTTGGGTCCCATTGGGAGCTATtcattttttgggtatttttggatttattaggcTGGCCTAAATTGGCATTTTGACGTGTTTCCTTTTCATTAGATGTTTCGGATCTAACAGGCCCTTGACTCATACCTTTTTTGTCACGGAACACTAGGCTGTTTAACGCTATTTTGCGTGTTTGTTTAAACCATCTAGTGGCCCTTAAAAGGGCCGTTGGTTAAGATGCAATTGCATAGAAATTAGGGTACTTAAGCTCTCTCGCCACGGATACGACGGGCAAGTTGAATATCTTTTGGCATGATGGTCACCCTCTTGGCGTGAATGGCACACAAGTTGGTATCTTCAAAAAGTCCAACTAGATACGCCTCGCTGGCTTCTTGTAGGGCCATCACAGCCGAACTCTGAAACctcaagtcagttttgaaatcctgggcaatctctcgcacaagtctctggaagggcaatttccttattaagagttcgGTACTCTTTTGATAACGACGAATCTCTCTCAGGGCTACGGTTCCGggcctgtatctgtgtggttttttttaccccaccagtagcaggagccgacttacgTGCAGCCTTGGTCGCAAGCTGCTTCCTAGGTGCCTTTCCACCAGTTGATTTTCTCGCAGTTTGTTTTGTCCTAGCCATGTTGATAGATTGCCTCTCTTGAAAAGAATGAACAAAGGAAAAGGTATCTAGTGTCTATATTTATATGGAGCGCCAGCCGCGCGATAGAGTAACAATTTGTGGGGAAAACCTCTGGTAATGTAAATTAAACGGgctttaaagaaaacttgttaGTTTGTCAAAAACTTTACAGCTGATTGCTACGGTATCGTATTAAATATGACAGGAAGAGGAAAAGGAGGAAAGGGGCTTGGAAAAGGAGGCGCAAAACGTCATCGCAAAGTTCTTCGTGACAATATCCAGGGTATCACAAAGCCAGCAATTAGAAGACTGGCTCGCCGTGGTggtgtaaaacgtatatctggcctaatttacgaggaaaccagaggtgttcttaaagtttttctagAAAATGTTATTCGCGATGCTGTCACCTACACAGAACATGCCAAGAGAAAGACTGTAACTGCTATGGATGTAGTCTACGCTCTGAAGCGTCAAGGTCGTACATTGTATGGCTTTGGTGGTTAATGATTTCCAAATGCCTTTTGAACTGTCCCCCTACCCAAcggcctttttaaaggccaacAAATCTTTAAACACTTTCTAGCCCCGGTTCTATGAGCCTTTTTTATATTGTGCATTTAAAATGTcggtaaatacttttttttttttcttttcgtctcAGGTGCAATATCTGATTCGTATTCTGCAAACAAATTACCATTgctattttattgtatttagcTTTTCCTTGCATATTTGAATAAAGTTGTTTATTCTCATCATGGGATTATTCAAGGAAATAGTTGTTGCTATTCAACTGCACAAGCCTATTTTATCATGTTGGAATGAAGATAGTAGGAACGGAGGAAAATGTGTTCCTACTCTTACTAAATTGCCGCTGGACCTTATAGTTTGGACACAAGTATATTATTGCATTAGTTATTTGCAGTTAATAAACAAGTATGAAAAGCTGGCAACAGTTTAGATAGCAAATGAATTTCCTTGTAAACTGACTCTGAGAATGAAGCCCAAAATCATGAGTTTCAAACCATAACAAAAGGCATCCGATGGACTttaatttactactactactaatagctcactgcagcaccaagccgcctgaggccaacacagctacgcacgctccttctccaacctaatctatttaaaacctccctctttacaccctcccaggaagttcccatttcctttaaatctttatttatgacatcactcccaacccagacaaggacgacctgctttccgtgtagccccagacggttggccaaaaaggacaatcttcggtaatctgtcatccttcatccgtagaacgtggcctagccatctcaacctttctttcattatagccccagaaagcgggattgaaccacacttttcgtacaacctactgtttgaaatacggtcagtcagccggttacccagaacaatccgtaggcaatttctctggaaaacatctagtaaattttcatctgcttttcggagtgcccatgcttcagagccatatttgaccactgtcatcactgtagctttcaatattctaatcttggtttgtagacttatctttctattcttccaaactttttttaactgtgaaaaaacaccctgggccctagctattctacttttaacatcttcactgctcccaccatctttactaataatactacctaggtaactgaagctcccaacctgatcaatcttttcgttacctaatgtcacctgttcatcttcacttattcctatagtcttagtgacttagtcttcttaacattaattttcaagcctattttagcaccctgaactcgtaaaacctctaaaaattcattcattttactcacactttcatctaatatgcttaaatcatcagcataatctaagtccaggagcgttcttcctccccatttgattccatggtctccaattgcctttcctgtgctccttaagacgaagtccatcaaaatgatacatataaagggggatagaacacaatcctGCTCTTTAATTTAGAGGTCGAAAAACAACAGCAAACGGACTTTTAGCTGGTATTCACCGTTGAAATATATTGCATTTCAATGCTAAGCATTGAACATATTAGTTTGTTCCAACACTGCTTTtggtcttttgaaataaaagacgCCATAAgcctataaaaatgattttatttgtgGATTACATAGCAGTTATTTgtgataatattttatttgtgatcATATAACAACAGTTTGTTTTGCGTTTTTaacttttgcaaaatttttttgccatttgtCAGTtaactttttgagtttttttatgtttttgttttttaatttaatttatgatttctatgttcgtttttaagCAAAACTCGAAAACATACTGCAGAAAGGGGGACATTTCTCCggtttaaaataattcctttttgaCTGGAAAGTATAATAAACTTTCAGATAGCCTATGATCGAAATAAATGAAAGCGGTTTGTTTCAActttgcctccccccccccacatctcaaaaaaattacaatgccattttcattttttttaaatataatgctaaaataaagtaaaatttgtttttattagaataCAAATTTGACACAAAAGCCTCAAAATTTCAGTACCTTTGGCTTTTTGAAATACATGACTATAAGTAATAAAAGCCTTTGTTtcgaaaaaagataaaaaaaaaaaaatgcatccaaGTTCCTTTGACTCTTCTTTTGTTGAAAACTGTTGTTCTAAAGGGATTCTgtttaaaaagcataaaaaaaaaagaaattctgagATGCTTGTTTTTTGAAGCCTCCTTGTCCACCTCATATCCTTCCTGTACTACTATCAAAGGAGATTTAGATATCAAAATCTACAAGGCAGGCAGACATTCTTTACTTGCTTATTCATATAAATCTAATTATTGTAAATGTGTCAAACATCACTAGAGATTTAGATATCAAAATCTAAAAGGCATACATTCTTTCCTTACTTATTCATATAAATCTAATGATTGTAAttgtgtcaatttttttttcacaattaggCTAATTTGTGCTTTCTATTGTTGGATATtaagcaaaattgaaaatacactGTAGAAAGGGACATTTCTCAGGttgcaaataattttgttttaagtgttaTGTATATTGAACTTTTCTATAGGCtgtgattaaaacaaataaaaacggttCACTTCCGCTCCCAACCCTCCGCATCTCGGAAACCTTACAatgttattcttgttttttttaaatataaatttagaataaaattaaatttattttcattaaaatacgaGTTTGACACTTTAAGCCTCAAATTTAGGTGTCGTTTCTAATTGCTTTATCTTCTGTGTTTTTAGCTGGAGTTTCGGAATTAATTTGAATACGATTTTGCAAACACACATGCATCTATGttacattctctgaaagctctTGTACTggatttcactaataaaaaataaaaagtggacATCGAGGATATAAATTCCTAGCAAAAAGGTGTTTATTGAGATTGAACACTAGTTTTGACGGATTTCCACTGTTCTCTGCCCATTTGCTGGCAAATTGGCACAAATGAAGcgctaaaaaaaatgtctactgGTAAAAAAATGACCTGTCTATCCTTTAGTATAGGTTTCATACCCCAAAAGCTTACCTCCTAGTCGAAAATTTGAATAAAGCCattacaaacaaacacaagcaCGGCCGAAATTCCTTAGCTCGCGCACAGAGAATAATGTTAACCCGGGTACGGCGGTTTCCAAAGTACAAtggtaaaactttgaaaataaacatgtatTGGATATTCAGTCGCGCTAGTGATAGAGAGAAGTTAGAAAAGAATTGGAAATGTCTGAAGTTGAAGCTCAAGTGGCACCAACATCTGTAGAATCCCAGAGCTTGGCTTCACCAgccaagaaggaaaagaaagcaaaggCTCCAAAACCAGCTAAGGTTGCAAAACCTAAAGGGGATAAAAAAGCCAAGGCACCAGCAAACCACCCAAAATACACCGAAATGATCACCAAATCCATTGCTGACCTCAAAGAACGCGGGGGATCTAGCCGTCAGGCcattctcaaatacataatgGCCAATTTTCAGGTTGGCAATGATGCCAAAGTTGTGAATATGCATCTTAAGCAAGCTTTGAAGCGCTGCCTTGCAAATGGAATTGTTATAAATCCCAAAGGTACTGGCGTAACTGGTTCTTTCAAGCTTGCAAAGCCTATCAAGGCCGAAAACCCCAAGGCTGGAAAGCCTACCAAGCCCACAGCTAAGAAGACCTCAGTCAAGAAAACAGCCAAACctactgcagttaaaaagtcaacttcATCCAAAAAGGCTACCAAGCCAATGGCTGGTAGCAAGAAACCTGTAAAGACTTTCAAGAAACCCACTGTTGCCAAAAAAGCAGTAGCAGCAAAGAAGTCGACACCTAAGAAGGGGCCATCAGTCAAGAAAGCTCCCGCCAAGAAAGTGG is a window from the Artemia franciscana chromosome 17, ASM3288406v1, whole genome shotgun sequence genome containing:
- the LOC136037636 gene encoding histone H1-delta-like translates to MSEVEAQVAPTSVESQSLASPAKKEKKAKAPKPAKVAKPKGDKKAKAPANHPKYTEMITKSIADLKERGGSSRQAILKYIMANFQVGNDAKVVNMHLKQALKRCLANGIVINPKGTGVTGSFKLAKPIKAENPKAGKPTKPTAKKTSVKKTAKPTAVKKSTSSKKATKPMAGSKKPVKTFKKPTVAKKAVAAKKSTPKKGPSVKKAPAKKVASKKSVAKKPAKK
- the LOC136037562 gene encoding histone H2A, with amino-acid sequence MSGRGKGGKVKGKAKSRSNRAGLQFPVGRIHRLLRKGNYAERVGAGAPVYLAAVMEYLAAEVLELAGNAARDNKKTRIIPRHLQLAIRNDEELNKLLSGVTIAQGGVLPNIQAVLLPKKTEKPAKA
- the LOC136038205 gene encoding histone H2B codes for the protein MAPKTSGKAAKKAGKAQKNISKTDKKRKRKRKESYAIYIYKVLKQVHPDTGVSSKAMSIMNSFVNDIFERIAAEASRLAHYNKRSTITSREVQTAVRLLLPGELAKHAVSEGTKAVTKYTSSK
- the LOC136038204 gene encoding LOW QUALITY PROTEIN: histone H3-like (The sequence of the model RefSeq protein was modified relative to this genomic sequence to represent the inferred CDS: deleted 1 base in 1 codon), producing MARTKQTARKSTGGKAPRKQLATKAARKSAPATGGVKKPHRYRPGTVALREIRRYQKSTELLIRKLPFQRLVREIAQDFKTDLRFQSSAVMALQEASEAYLVGLFEDTNLCAIHAKRVTIMPKDIQLARRIRGERA
- the LOC136038208 gene encoding histone H4: MTGRGKGGKGLGKGGAKRHRKVLRDNIQGITKPAIRRLARRGGVKRISGLIYEETRGVLKVFLENVIRDAVTYTEHAKRKTVTAMDVVYALKRQGRTLYGFGG
- the LOC136038202 gene encoding histone H1-delta-like, with the protein product MSEVEAQVAPTSVESQSLASPAKKEKKAKAPKPAKVAKPKGDKKAKAPANHPKYTEMITKSIADLKERGGSSRQAILKYIMANFQVGNDAKVVNMHLKQALKRCLANGIVINPKGTGVTGSFKLAKPIKAENPKAGKPTKPTAKKTSVKKTAKPTAVKKSTSSKKATKPMAGSKKPVKTFKKPTVAKKAVAAKKSTPKKGPSVKKAPAKKVASKKSVAKKPAKK